AAGCGCAGACAGGTAAATCGTCACATGCGCTGTCGGTGGGGGGCACCGACCGTGACTCGACCCGTGACTCAGCAACTGAAGGTCCGTGATTCAGGTGTCAGGGTCACACCTGGAATCGGGAGACAGATGTGCTTCATCTGACCTGGAGGCAGGAGTgcgtcctgggttcaaatcccacctcctgctgtaatactcttgatcGAGGCTCTTGGCTTGAagtgatgcggtaaaaattacccagctgtataaatagataaatcagcgtaagtcactgtggagagtCAAGATAAACATGAAAAGATATGACTGAGTTTGGCTTCAATCAGCAGGAcgaagtattattattatcacacacacactttctgaaccacttgtcccatacggggtcgcggtgaaccggagcctaacccggcaactcagggcataaggccggagagggaggggacacacccaggacgggacgccagtccatcacaaggaaccccaagcgggactcgaaccccagacccactggagagcaggacccggtccaacccactgcgctaccacgcccccctattattattattattaaagactCACTCCATGGTCATGTGGCCCCACTCAACCTTCCTGTCCACCTCTTCTACCACTTGGCCAGATCATGTCATCTTCCCAAGAGTGAAAGCGGAGGAGTCTTGAGTTGGGGCGAGCGAGAAGGTGAGCGAGAGGGCAGATGCTCTCATCTCAATGGGCAGGAAAAAGAGACCCATCAGGCGGTCAGTTTAAATGGCAAGAACCGACAAGCATTTTCAAGCGCAGCTCCTATCAAATCAGGACAGATCCCCttcatgcacgcacgcacgcacgcacacaccaagCTCTGCCCAGAAGCCCCAGTTCTGGCTCTTACCACCCATGAAGTgagagttagggttagtgttgTTGGGGGTTAGAAATTCTGTTCCAAGgactaataatagtaataataataataataataataataataagcccCCACAGTTATTTACGCCCTGATCAGCATCCTCTTTGGATGAGAGTCACAGGGAGACCCTGCAAATTTTCCTCCTTCCTCTGAAGATCTGCTGGGGTCACATTCGGGTGAGCTGCTCCCCCCCAGCcacaaccccaaccccaaccccaaccccctgCCGAGGACGCGTTATTGAGTTTGACTGATCCCGAAAAAAAGGGTGTCTGCTGCCGTCCTGCCGCACCCAGGTCCGCCGATCCGCTTGCTTCCGTGCGTCAGCTGGGTGCGTGGGATCCAGGCGGCGCCGCTCCGCCGACACGGAGCCACGGCGGGTCTGCATTCGCCCGGAAcgggagggggttgggggcggAGGAGGTCGCCAGCCGCCAAAGGTCACGCCTGGCACTCGAATAGCTAACGACGGCGTTGCCTAACTGCTCGTGTCACGCCGTGCTTCCGGGGCCTCCGGGTCCGTGCCACGCGCTGTCTGTTGGGTCTCGACTCGCGACCCGGTCTAAACCATGTGACCGCAGCCGTcgctgcagcaggtggtgtcacGCCTGCAGTCCCAGGTGTGAACTAGTGATCGGTTGCGCAGAATTTTACCCTTAACTGTGGGCACCAGAGAGCCCGGCAGGTCCACGCCGTCCAGGTGTCCTGGGGGGCTCCGCACCGCCGGTCCTGCAACGGAAAGTGACCCGACGCCCGGCAAAGGCCTCGCAGCGCAAACGGTCCTGGTTCCAGACGCAGTGCCAGCGGTGCCCGCTTGGAGACACAGCACACGGTGCAGCCGGAGGGAAAGTGAAGCGAACAAAGTCACCGGTGCGGATTCCTGGCAGCGCTTGTCACACACTGCGGCCGAAATCCCCGCCACGCGCGAATCGTTCTAATTTCTCCGCTTGTACGTCAGCATGAATCCAACACCTCACCGGTAAATTTGCACAACTACTCTGACGTTTCTGTCCACAGCTGATCAGCTCATTTTTTTGGCGATTCTTACTTTTTGATACATTGTCGCATCCAGCAGCGGACACATCAAATGCTCGAAAAATGGCCGAGGATCCAGAGGCGTCCAGAAACGCGCCTGTGTATTCTGGTGCCGGGAACCATGCCAAGAGATCAGTGTAAACGGTGTAAAATCAGAGCAGTGCGTGGTAAATATGACAGCTATGCGAGATCTCCAAGGAGCCCCTCCAAGGAACTTATCCTCCTGTTGCCCCATCAAATGGAATTAGAAGCTCCAGGAAGCAGCAGCGCAGAAACATGCCGCAGTCACAAGAGCACCTGTATAAAATAACCGCCATTCCCacgaataaattaataaataattgtttataCAATAggggagggcatggtggcgcagtgggttggaccgggtcctgctctccagtgggtctggggttcgagtcccgcttggggtgccttgcgacggactggcgtcccgtcctgggtgtgttccctccccctccggccttacgccctgtgttaccgggtaggttccggttccccgcgaccccatctgggacaagcagttctgaaaatgtgtgtgtgtttatacaatcaaataaatacagacacgTACTAAATATTTATCATGCTTTGAGGTTTAAACTGGTAGATGTTTCCACCTGCAATGCACCCAGAATATACACATacacggtctgaaaccactagtcccaagaggggttgtggcgagccggaacctagcCTTGCAACACGGAggacaaggctggagggggatgggatacaccgaggacgggacaccagcctgttgcaaggcactccaagcgggacttgaaccccagagctgccagagagcaggacccggccaaacccactgcgccactggggttcgagtccctcaaCCCTAATGATGCTTTCCGGACGACTGGTACCCAAGTGGGCCGCGGGGGGTCTTGCAGCATCCTGAAAATGTCCCCACCATGGGGGGCTGTGTGACCAGCTGTTCACGGTATCGTTCTTAGCGAAGTACTTTACCCAACAACTCCTGGCTGCCAAATGTGATGCATGTCCGGCTCACTGGCTCGATACCCAGAATGCATTGCTGACACGAGAGCTGACTGTAACAGCTCCAGTAGAATCGCTCTTAAACGCGAACGTCGGGCAACAGCACGTTCCCTAAAGGAGACCTGGACTCCGGCTACACAGGGCTTCCGGCATCTTCGAGCGACGGCCCCGTCCTGCCGAGCTCTCAGTGGAGAGCTGGGTGAGAGCGCCCTCTGGtggacaggagcagcagcagccatgAGGAGAGCAGACCAGTCCAAGCTCATTTAACACGCAAAGAGCTCTGATGGACTGCAAACATACACACCCTTCTTTATACAGGAGGTTTATTCAGTACAGCAGAATTTCTGCCCATTCCAGGACAACAGTTTGTGCCAGATGttttgggacacacacacacacacacaggtttttgTCCCTCACTGGGGTCAATTGGAGTGTTTTCTGGCACAATCTAGAGTGCTGGAAACAATGAGCCATGCCATAAAGGCTCGATCTCTGCCTAACTGAAAGGTAAAAACACTTCCCATGTGACcaaacaccccacccccaaaccaGAATGGAAATTCCTTTGGGCTGaatgacagcacacacacatgttgGAGCTGAATTTCACAGCTTACAGAAATTAAGAAGGGGGAGAGATAACCCGATCGACCTTCCAGCACCCTCtgggacagcagggggtgcagaaGTTAAAGCCATCACCTTCCACCGAAAGgagctgggttcgaaccccatcCTCTactccagtacccttgatcaaggcacttaccttgaatttgTACAGTAGAAATTAGGTGGCTGTGTAAACTGGTAGGGGGgcgtggcggcacagcgggcttggctgggtcctgctctccggtgggtctggggttcgagtcccgcttggggtgccttgcgacggactggcgtcccgtcctgggtgcgtcttcctccccctccagccttatcccatgttgctgggttaggttcccgttcgctgtgaccccgctgggaatgagcggtttcagactcggtgtgtctgcgtgtgtaaatcagtgcatcTCACTTTCATAAGGTGCTGCAGAGAAACATGTCACAAATGTGTACAGGTACTCGTGCGGAGACACCTTCCTATAACAAGTTTGTCAGTCGCACCTGGACAAGTAATTCTACTGAGAAGTTTGTGGCGGTTCACATCCCGGTTACAAATTGCTGAGGTTCCGAGCTTCCGCAGAGCGCAGCGCTCCAACCCCAAATCACGGCCTGCGACTTACTGCCAAGTAGACCGTTGGACGGTGACCGTGCGAAACAAGCCAATGAAAAGAACGCGGAGGGCTCACAATAAAACGTACTTCCAGTCGGtgtgtaaaatttttattttgtcctgTACAATAGCTGGgcacaataaacaaaacattttttcctttatagcAACGAGGTGTGAAGGAGTCCGGCGACGCGGTTGTGAGTATAAAAGACTTCGATGAAAAGCATCCATTGTGTCGGTCTCCGTGTCCTTCGCGCGTCCTTCGCGGGGACGGCTGAGCAAACTGCCGGCAGTCTGAGGCGCTCTGGCGCCACCCCAGAGAAGCACAGGGTTCAGTCAGGGTACTTCGCTTTCCCCTCGTGTCCAAGCGATGTTTATCGTTGAGGTCCTCAAGACGCGCTTCATTTTGTCCACGTTCTCATGTCAAAAACAAGATGTTCCAATTTCAAGCTGTGCGTCCTGCCCATCTGGCCCAGAAACTCACCGAACCGCAGGGGAAGAGCGGCGTGTCGAACCCGAGCCCGAGCACAGGGCCGCAGCGCCTCTGGCTTTCCTTTCCACGAGCTGCTCGCTGAGGTCTGCTGGCTCCACCATCTCGCACTTCCCACGTACACGTGCGCCCCAGGCGCCGCCCCTTACTCGCCTCCGGTCCATCACACGTGGATTCCCCGAGAGCGAGGAGTGACACGtactgctcacacacacacacacacacacacacacacacacacacacacacacacacacacacacacacacacacacaaacgttgCTTAACGAACGCTGTaaacatttactctgttttttaaGGATCATAAATACTGTTTTGGTTCGCGGTCATTATTAAAAAGACAAGAACTCATCGTTTGACGCACATTTATacgaacacacactctctctcactcgctgCTCTCACTGGTGACAGTGTTTTTGGCGTCAGCATTAAGGCCCAAAGTTGTGGGGTGTGCGGGGTGGGAGGTGCTGGAGGGGATGGAAAGtgcttctctctcacacacacacacctcacttaTTCACTTACTCTCGGACTAAAGGACACGTATTGCAAGGAGTACAGAATTGCACATCCACTAATAACTGTAAAATGGTCCTGCGACGCGCAAAAGCTAAACATTTATTTGCTGTGTTATAAGTTCAGATCCCGGCGCGTCCTTCGTctcgtccccctccccccccccccccaaaagtgcTCGGTGCCGTGACGTCCACCCTGGCGCCGCGCTCCTGCGCTCACGTGGACACAAAGTTgatgaggagctggagcagcagcaggatgcAGAGGACAAAGAGGTGGCGCCCGCTGAGTACCGCGTTCCCCTCCGAGCctcgctgctgctgcaggtgctgACCGAGAGCACGCAGGTGCCTGTGGGACGGACAGGACGTGAGAGGCGGCGCCGCGCGGCGGCAGGGACGCGCAAACGGCCCGGAGCGGGAAGTCACCCACCTCTGTATGTCCCGCTGCGTCCTCTCGATGGACGCGATGGAGGCCTCGATCTCGGCCAAATCCTTGGCATCCCTGGCGCACCTCGCACACTGGGTCGCGAACCCTAACGGCGGCCCGGGAAAAACAGGGAGCTGTCGCACACAGGCTATAAAATCGCACAGGAGTCCCTGGACCGAGAGACCCCTCATTCCTCGACCCGCGATACAGAGCATCTTTCACAGATACAGCAGCGCAAATCGTAATAAATCgcagtaaaattaaatgcaataaataagataaataaaaataaaaccaacaaataaagacaaagtAGGAAAACGAAAAATTCAAGgaagaatttaaaatatgtttgaaCTGCTCTTCAAAGGTATCCTCGGAACCTGCCTCTCTAATATACACTGGGTTTTACTGTAATCTGCAATACCGTCGTACTCTTTACTCTTTCAGTACCGTACTCTGTGATACCGTACTCGGGTACCGGTCTGTTTAAGACACACGCCTTCCATACCTTCATTGTCCGAGGACTCCTGCGTGGGTTCTGGTGTGGAGCTGCTGCTCTCCGTGTTCTGACTGCAGCTGGACGGCTGGCTACTGGACTTCCTGTGTTTGCCCTGAACCTTGgcctgcagaacacacacacgcacacacacacacacacacacacacacacagagaccaaaACCACTTAGAGTACTCCCCCCCATGTCCTCAAATCACCTGAAGAGTCCTTCCAAGTAAACGTCCCACATGTGCCTTTGGGTTTGGATGTTATGGGCtcaaagcccacctcctgctatagtgctTTCATAGTACTTActagtttttactgtgtcaattcagggtaagttggTGTACGTAGCTTTGGGGAGAAGTGTCACGTAAACGTGGACGAATTAGATGGGCTGTCATTTCTACGCCTCCTACAGGGAGGTGGTGGAACTGCAGATGGTTGTAGTTACAACCGCATGGTCAGCACTAACAGAGGCCACGGGTCTCTATGCTCATCATGACAAGAGACCTTCCCATCCCTGGACATGTCCCAGTGGAGGACCCAGAGAACTTAGCGCACCCACCTTCTGCTGAACtgcccacttctggctgtaggaCAGCTCGCTGTGCCGGCGCTCTGGTCGCTCCTTTGTCTGAATAATCCCATCCTTCTCAAACTGGACCAGGCACCTGCTCGGGTCCCAGGGTTTGGCACTGAGGGAGAACACAGCAAAGAGAGGTCACAACCCAGCCAACACTTTTGGGTCACACAAGTCTGAGAGCCATGTGATGACATGTGCCTCGCATGTGGGGTTAATCTTCCTCTGTGGGTTTCAGCTTTGCGTGAAGTTCACTCTACCGCCACTAAGGACACGTACTCTGTGTATTTGTAGCGCCACTCATTGGACACGGGATCCAGGCCGAAGAGCCGAGGAGTCCAAAGTTTGCTGCCCCGCTCTCGGGCTTCCTGCCGCTGCGCCTCCTCCAGGACAAACTTCTCCTGCGTGGCTCTTTCCTGATCACGAGCCAAGATGGCGCTGGTCACGTGTCTCCACAGCCTGAAACCAATACATTCATTGCTTCcagaaacattttacagaagGATGCTCAAGATGCAGATGTTCAACCATCAACGCGGGACCATGGTGACTGTTCCATGCGGCACCTTATAACAAAGCAAATGGTCTCTAGCACAATCTCCCTTTATGAGTCAAATTCCCTTGGGCGCTTTATAACTCAACGAGAGCCGAACGTTTCAAACTCAAACTCAAGAGGAACAGGATCTATCAAACTCAACATGAAGAGGATCTCTTCAAGTCAAACTCAACAGGAACAAGATTTCCTCAACTCAGTCTGAAAGGGAACAGGACCTCCAACTCACACTCAGCTGGGGGAGAACCTCTCAAGCTCAACTATACACGTACCTCTGGACTTGACCTCCACTATAGCTACACCTCTCGAACTCAAACTTGACCGCCGTACCTCTCAGACTCAAACTCCCCTTGCTGCTCCAGTTGGACCACCTGCCGTTTCAGTCTGCACAGTCGCACTGCGGAGGTGGGGTTCCACAGCGTCTCCTGGTGGCCGGTCTTCTTCTTGTGGAGGAACACCTCAGAATCCTGCAAAGCCAGAGTGCAGATGAGCCCCTGACCAACTGAGGCGTCAAGAACCCAGAGAAAATGCATGCGCCTCTCTcaaaatttgcataaaataaacgGGTCAGAGAAGTTTCAGTAAGAGTCGGCTCACCCAGTGTCCTTCCACGGTGGCAAGAACTTCATCTCCCAGACGTATCTTTCCTGAAATCTGGTTGACGCTGCAGGAGCTGCCAAGGAAAGGCTGTGGAACAAAGCACCAGGAATCTCGTGACAATGACCCACCGAACGAGAGGTTCCACCAGGCCCGGCACAACTCTTCCAACCGTCTTCCAACTCTTTGTACCCGTCTCCACCAAAAACAAGCCATACCTTCAGTTTGAATTCCAGTTCTGCTACAAACTTTGTTTTCTCACACTCAATGGTGACTTTCCCTCCAAGTTCCAGGGTCATGGTGCCGTATAAAATCCCTGCCAGTGTAGAATAGTAAGAGTTATAGTGCAGAGTTCATCGCTTCAGGAGCAGAAGAACCGCGGGACGTTCGGAAGGGTTTCGCAATCGCCGGCGTCCACAGAGACACCATTGTGTGAGGAGTAAGGGTTCGGCAACGTAAGGACCGACGGGGAGAAGAGTCACGGCTCACCTTTACAGTGGGCGTAGGGCATCGTGATGACGTACTCCTCGCCACGCGCCAGCAGGAGCAGCCTGGCCTTCCCGTCCAAAATGGCAGATAGAGAGTTTCCTGCAGAGACGGCGGCACGTGAGCTCATGTTCTGCTAGTCGTCACCGGTCAGAGGTGCGTCAGCGGCAGTACGCACCGTAGAACTTGGATTTGGCCAGGATGCTGCCGTTGATGCAGAACCCATCCTTCTTGTTGCACACGTAGAAGGCCGAGATAGGTGGGTGGTGGGACacctggaggggggaggggcggAAGCCGCGTTGTGAGCACAGTCGCGGTGAATTCGGTCACCTGCTCCGTGTCGGAGCCGCGTGCCTCAGTCTGATCAATAAGAGTCGCTGACAAGTGGCAGAAACGTGGCTTTTCAGCCTTCGCTTGTGGCTCCGCGTCGCCCATCTCACCGCGAACCACAGATGTTGTCCTTTGCTGTGGACACGCGCGTCCCCAAACTCATCGCTCACACCGGTCACGTCATCTCCTGGGCTTCACCTCACTGGGAATATGCACTCCCCACCCATGGCCCCCAGCTCGAATCCGCGAAAAGTCACCGATGACACACACTTGAGGCTGCTTGAGCGCCATTCCATCCCCTTCAGAGAAGCGGCTGAACCCTGTACGCAAACGGCTCACCTGTTCCGCTATATAAAAGGTGCAGCTGTCCGTCTGGGGGTGGAGCCAGCAGCAACGAAACGTCTCCCCCAGGATGGGATTGTACGGCTTCTTCAGGCCCTGCggtgcgtgcacgcacacacgcgcacacacacacacacacacacacacacacacacacacacaaagaggtaAAACTGGACCGGCAGCTTTGCTTTCCCATGCACGGGAGTCGCCCCCGGTGCCGGATGCCAACGGGTCACATTATCGAAGGGTGTGTCGGGAGTTTATGTGGGAAAGAAAGGAGCCATCCTACCTTGGGCTTTTTGTAGAAACCCGAGAGGTACCATCGCAAGACCTGCTTCATCCGGCAGTAGGCGCTCTCCTCGCTCACCGCCCTGGCGGCACACAAGCTGGTCAGCGTCCGATGTTAATGAAACGAAGCACCGACTGGACCCAACATGGAACCGGCACCACGGGGTCTGGCTATGCGCTTACTGCGAGAGAAGGTCCGCGTGGTAGTAGTAATCGGACAGCTTATCCAGGAAGGACCGCGGCTCCAGGATGAACGTGGGCAGCACCACCTTGGACAGATCCATACCCGGACGCAGCTGCTTCAGCAGGGTCCAGATGAGGCCCTTGTTCTCCTCCGAGACTGTCTCCACCTGGGAGGATTCGCCCGCCTGTGAGGGACGAGAGCCGACGTGTGACTCGGGTCTTCATCGTGGACTCGTAAGGCAGCGCAGCAGAAACGGGTTCATTTGCGTCGCTCTTGACGTGGCCTCTGCGGTCAAACTACAGACCCTAAAGGAATGCAGACTGTCCTCAGATTGTTAATTTTACAGCCTGATGGGTCCCCAGCTGCGCTCCTCTACCTCTGGACACTTGGtccaaaataaaagcccacaggttctcagtttttGTCCCCAATCGGTGGAATGAACTcgctgtgtccctcagagctgctgaatcccaacCGAATCCATCCGAGCTGCTTCtctccaacaccatctgctatgatcatCCGTGTATTtactatttgaatgtcacttctttCGGAGCTcttggagggatgtgaaccacaAACACGGGTtagctgtgtgtccataatcgtgtgtctgtgtctaaagctcttcatcgaTATGCTCCTGTTTACTCTCAGCTGAACGTCACTTGGGTGAAAACTCTACCGAATGCGTAAATGCACACAAAAGTGTCACGCAGGGAAGCTCCGCCTCCTCCTGCCCACCTCTCCCATCTCCTCCTGCCCCTGCTCAACGTAGGCGGTGGCCTGCAGGCCCGGGGACAGGGAAAGGGACAGGTCGTCCGACTGGTCCATGTCGCTCTCTTCCGTCAGCCGCCCCCCATTCTCGTTGGCGCCCGCGTCCGATTCCTCGTGAGTTTCCCGTTCCGATTTGTCCGAATAGGCGTCGTTCTCCATGTGGCTGTGGGACTCGTTCAACCTTTTCGAAAGCACAATAAATGGACGAGAACACAAGAACATTCCAGAACGGAGGTAAGGTCGGAAAGTAAACCGCGGCTCGAAATAACCGAAGCGACGACGTCGGCGACCGCGTTACCATCAGTGCGTTTGTGGCTaaatgagtcactttggagaaaagcgtcagctggtaagtaaggtaaataaatgtcacagtCGTTTTCACTTgtcaaaacattacatttatattagctgtgtacactaagctatttattgatttaccccttcatacaCCAGGGTAATTATTACCGTTTCAGttcagtaagtaccttgattaagagCACTACAGCGAAGCAGGGATTTACACCCAGGAGCTTCAACCGCAAGGCGgcggctctaatcactacgccccctgctggcccattACTGTATAACACCCCATTTGCTTTTGCATGAAAGGCATTTGAAATTATGATGCATTCAAAGACAGAAGCAGCCAGTGAA
Above is a genomic segment from Scleropages formosus chromosome 5, fSclFor1.1, whole genome shotgun sequence containing:
- the osbpl5 gene encoding oxysterol-binding protein-related protein 5 produces the protein MKEENLFRRRFSLCPTTSTPHKLDPLARNLSYAGDQDMYPLSPGGDMERNGLPVLRDEVSPAQSPTSKESRVANGQEKECGSPTEKLARKESLKVQKKNYRQEKKRAAQELFSALKDPSVVIMSSWLKIRGTLKSWTKLWCVLKPGVLLIYKTPKVDHWVGTVLLSACKLIERPSKKDGFCFKLYHPLDKSIWAMKGPKGENVGSITQPLPSSYLIFRATSESDGRCWMDALELALSCSSLYRITAKTGRDGDLSASSDSSHFLQLLQSSPLSEHELFELNESHSHMENDAYSDKSERETHEESDAGANENGGRLTEESDMDQSDDLSLSLSPGLQATAYVEQGQEEMGEAGESSQVETVSEENKGLIWTLLKQLRPGMDLSKVVLPTFILEPRSFLDKLSDYYYHADLLSQAVSEESAYCRMKQVLRWYLSGFYKKPKGLKKPYNPILGETFRCCWLHPQTDSCTFYIAEQVSHHPPISAFYVCNKKDGFCINGSILAKSKFYGNSLSAILDGKARLLLLARGEEYVITMPYAHCKGILYGTMTLELGGKVTIECEKTKFVAELEFKLKPFLGSSCSVNQISGKIRLGDEVLATVEGHWDSEVFLHKKKTGHQETLWNPTSAVRLCRLKRQVVQLEQQGEFESERLWRHVTSAILARDQERATQEKFVLEEAQRQEARERGSKLWTPRLFGLDPVSNEWRYKYTDAKPWDPSRCLVQFEKDGIIQTKERPERRHSELSYSQKWAVQQKAKVQGKHRKSSSQPSSCSQNTESSSSTPEPTQESSDNEGFATQCARCARDAKDLAEIEASIASIERTQRDIQRHLRALGQHLQQQRGSEGNAVLSGRHLFVLCILLLLQLLINFVST